The sequence gacctggagtgttcggtctcgggacatctgggagttgtattttgaaagtcgttgtgcgacctggaaatggtgtattttgaaatgtatatttagaaaataaattttacaaagtttgaaaacgggatcccggaatttgtaaatattatattatattacaaagtttaatatataaagcaaaagtttttatttgacatatttttcgagaaactttgattagcaaagattgcacaataattgaaaaagcactgtagcgtgccttagcattagggcgttacaaagtccctgtttcatcagtgttttggatttacactgatgtgataatcagcgatgaaatatacttacacttggagtaagtgttatgttctttccagaacattggtaaagtatactagttttgaatgtatggagtatacattggactggaccgatattgaacttagccaagatattataaacttaccgttgtatctttccaagtcaatatcactagttgatcttagattaaaagaatctaaatcctgatatgcttaggctcaatctcaggagtgctattcatgctctttgatttattagttaagcctacttttgggtcagggtgatatgtatattttgggaacatgatagtatgactgagtgggagcgctgaacataaatatggaatctatagcttctactggtgtatagaagtcaagtgatgatttccttcgagcttagctaaatagaagtaaatggatgagctcttgtttaagtgactaattcttagatcactaaacatcatttacaggtagctaagtgttttaaggggccaaatacattgagaggtgaaacggtaaatttatcccttctcggtgtaaatcattatatagaggatctttgatcaaattaagattataacgatggttaaatgagatagcatatctatatcgtggaacatatagagcgctctatataaatttgagagtgcaattccaagttctaagagtggattcaataaggaattaataagttagggaatttactcagtaaattcggttcagcttattggaagctcagtaatatagttccatggtccccattctagttgagaccatactgcttgtaagactcaataattgatttatgtttaatcaattataattctaaagttagactatgtctagtttgtaaattttcactaagcaggggcgaaattgtaaagaaaagagattctaggtttatttattaattaagagactctatatgtctatttaataattatgttaaatgacaatattatttaatagtctattttagttattaaataattagttttggcatttaaatggttagaattagaaaattggcgttttttagaaaatagaaatgaaaattgtgaaaactacaaaattccaagtgaggcccattaacaccatggtcggccacttgtataagctttttccaattattattttcattattttaatgccaaataattactaacctaaacctagtagttgcatataaataaaaagtgatagcTCACACTAAAATGAGAGTTTTTCAGTAATTCAGGAAATTGcctttcagaaaattgagccactCACTTTCTCCCTATAgccgacccctctctctctctctctctctctctctctctccctctctctctctctctctctctctctctctcttcacaatttcgaaTTACCCtggtgatagagtagtgcccacacacagcaagttgtacctcaatcatagtctggaagatcgtgaagaatccaaatcaaagagaaggacttttcggactcagatcttgataatactctacgacagaatggatacaagggttagagatctgagtggaaggagacatattattccgctgcaaccaatgtaaggtttccttaactttatatgtgtttattatcgttttagaaagttcatatttaggatgttaaataacatacttgtgagtagatctaagatcctggtaaaataaattccaacagaggGATGGTCGGGTTTCGTGTTCCCTCCAGCGTCAAGAGCTTGCTGGTGGCAGGATGACTCTTCCTCTCCCGTTGGTGTGGGTTCTATGGTTTTGGTttatttattgttgttgtttaatgttgatctattttcagatttaatgttttatgttttttttatttaggttTTTGGTCCAGTAATGAATTTTCTCTTGTTAGAGATCTGAGGGTTTgtatctttattttatttcatttaccttCCATATATGGTGGTATGGTACTTGAAAACGACTATGACTTCGATGGACTTTTGTGCGTTGATTGGTCAGTCTATTGGCCTTGTTGCCATTTGCTCGACCTTGTTGGTATTAATTTACTTTTCCTTATCGTTGACTTTGTAATGGACTTTGTCCTTTGATTCTTTGTTGAATGAAAAACTTAGATCTTTCCCTAAAAACTCGTTTAATTTGATCACTTATTCTATTATTGTTCTTGTTTTTAATATCATTATGTCTGGTAGTTGAAGTTGATATCTCTTTCCCTTATCATTTGCATCCAATTATATAAAAATCTTACTaaatacaaaaacaacaatGGTGTATGCTTTATCATCTTCAACGACTTTTGTTGCTAGCTGAGTTTGCATTctacaaatttttttgtaaCGTTTTGTCATGTTTGCTTTTGCATCTTTAGCAGACACACTCTTGCTCTGCATAATGGAAGAAGTTCCCCTTTTTGAATGGATTGTccactttttaaaaatataattcggAGTTTTTGTGACATTCCTATATGAATGCACTTTCAAAATATGTGCTTATAAAATTCTTACAAAATCAAATTTCTTACAACCACATGTCACTATATCATTAGAAGAATCATATGAAATAATGTGCTCATAAATCTTTCCGTGAGGGGTCACTGAATACTTTGTCACTGTTCCTGTAATGACCACATTGTTAATCACAAGAATTAACAGATAACTaagaatttaattattattttataattatatatcttTTAGTAGAAATTAGGGTTTATTGTCAGAAATAGACcttataggaaaatattttctcaattatgaagatatatttaaattctagatgcattatatatgttgtatatgaaattttaaaatgtTCATGTTTTGTGCCCATTAACAGTAAAATGCGATGATTTGGCCAATGAAGTTACTTAGATATGGTTGAGTATTTTATTATTAGCGGGACTAAATAATTAGATGTTTAGAATGTTAGGGTTTAACTAGATTTATGGTTTTGGACTATTTTACTCTTAGAAGATGAAGTTACTTCCTAATAAAGTTAAGGTAGAAGTGTCATTTGGCTTTATTTTATTAGtggagaaaaaataatttttctagtaatTATCTTAAAGTTTATTTAGATTTTATAAGCTGAATAAAGGAATTATCTTGataatttttagaaattaaaaataagtcCATCCCCCTAGTTTCTCTCTCTTTGGGCTCGGCCACAAggaattatgttttttttttattttttattatgtattagtatcatttttataactatttaagTTGTCTTTTTTTATAATAAGTAGTATATCCTTATTAGTGACCGTACTATGTACATACTAGTTTTAGTAACAAGGTAACATTTTAAtgtgaataaaataatttttttattgacaACATTCTAACACTGttaattaatgatatatttAACTTAACATTATTACAATACACAAACAAATTTCAATCACAATATAGAACAACTAAAAGAACACACAGCTGAGCTAGCTATAGCTTTCAATCTTTTGGATTGACAGCAAACCAAGTTTGAACAGCAGTTAAAGAAAGTACTATTGCAGCAGCCATAAGACCTATGATAGTCCATGGACTACTAAAATATTGCTGATAAACTTGAGTCATCCAAATTGCACATTTCCTCTCACAATGATTTTGTATCTTAGTCTTCACATCAGAATAAAAATCATGTGGCGGCTCACTAAACCGCGACCCTAATCTGTTAAACAAATCGGCTACATCTGCATCGCTGCTAAGTCTATTTTGAAGTACTCGCGACGCTCTTAACTCTCTAACATCTTGTTCTCTATCGATGAGAATATCCATAAATTTTACATAAGAAATAAGCATATAATGTTTTTTAAAGAACTTCTCATAAAGAAGAAGATTATGTAGCTTTTCCTTTATCCACCTATCAACAATTAATGGAGGAAGTTTAAGATGTCCTTTGAGGTTAAAACATTTTCCATTGAATGATATGGTTGCCAAGCAAGAACTAGTAGGCTTTAACTCTATCCCTGTTGATTTAAGTTCCTCAACATTGCGAAAAAACCCTTTTGGATCGTTGAAATTCGGTCTTTGCCTGCGAAAACAAGAACAAGATATTGTACTACAACATCTAAGAATATTATTgtcttcattttttttgttggtAGAGACAATATTTCCATCACTAGATGTGAttagcaagtagagaatgtgcaGGAGATGAACGTGTTTATGATTTTCGATTCGAATAATGTCATCCCATTGTTTTAGGAGGAAATTGTTGGAGCTTGGAATTGGCAAATCCTTTGTGATATTGTTAATGTAAATGAATTTAACAATATCTTTCTTCAATTGGTTTGGGTTATTAGTTAAGTTAACTAACAACTCAATCACTCTAAATGGGATTTGATTATCAAACCTAAACAAATCTTCTTGTATCTTTCTTGCTTTAGCATTATGAATACCAAACAACTCATCTAATTCATTAAGAAAATAGCTATGTATGAATTGTAAAATTGTGCACCCACTTAAAAACAGTGACTTAATCATCAAACCTTTGTTACCATTCTCATCATGATATGATAACTTTAGTAGATCTTTGGTATTTGTAGTGAAGTCTTGGAATAAACTCTTTCCAATCTTGTCATTGCTGAAGGATTTGATGAAATTTGCAGCTATTTTTCTTGGCAAGTCATGAGGCAGAATTATCAAGTTTAATCTATAAACGAAATCGATTTCTTGTGATGGATTATCACCATTGTTTTGGTTGATAAGATCTAACAACCATTGAGTATCAGATTCAGAAAGAATGAGTTGAGGTtgatgaggatgatgatgatgatcaacAACATGTTGGATTTCGTTTTGGTCTATCATTGCATGATCCACATTCACACAATGTTCTTCAGCCATCTTTTACTCTTTActacaaaaaatacaataaaattagCTAGAAGAAAAAAGCTAGAtagtaatttttgttaatatagTTATACAATAGACAttcaaaaattctaaattacaataaagaaattaaatatttaaaatttattttcgatgttgtaaattattctaaatttttaaaaaacgaATAGAATGTAATTACAATTTACACaaacatataaaaaatttaaaatataatttctctaaattctaaaaataaaaaacaaactaccaataagaataaaaatagtGCCTTATAATATCCATAAAAATAAaggaattttttcatttttacaccttaaaacattttttttttgtatttttacagaattctacataaaaactcctattgcaacaaGCACTGCAAcgtaaattgcaacaaaaaatcataCATAAACTCCTATTggaactagcgctgcaaccactttagaaacccaaaccgtaaatttgaaaaaaaaatttaaaaaaatagtatatggagcAAATTTAAAGTACAAAAACTCTCAAGTAATTAAGAATACTTACAAGAAAACAAGAGAAGATGGAGGAAGGTGTTGGCTTAATCCTCCTCACTAccaacccaataaatatatatagatctgTTCTTctctgtataaatatatatagatatataaaacattaaagaaaaaACCTTGACTAGATGATCTCACTCTTCTAGTTTTATATTCttctaaaaatatacaaataaaaagaaaaagtaaaagagaaaaacaaaagaaaaagaacaagaataaatctattcatttatatataagtaCTTTTACTTTATCTATATCATATGATAATGATAGAAGGCTACTTAAAGTAATTAGCTAGGTGTAAAATAACACATGAGAAAGAactaatgaaaaataattatatttgaagAAACAAATTACTTTAGAGAGTTGAGTTTTTATGAAAGATTTTTGtagttataaaataaataacataaaaaaaagttaaacaaTTGGCTGGAGATAGTGGAATGATATCTTTAAAAGTACGAATGTATGAactgtaattttaaataatattacatattttattttttgagacAGGAAAAAGGAAAAGTGACAGAACAAAGGGAATATTTATAGTTAAGACTGAAGTTTCTTAATTATAGATTGCAAAGCTTATTGAGTATCaaatatttatcaaataaaatttgattttggtataaatgtaaaaaaaataaagaaattaacgccaaa is a genomic window of Cannabis sativa cultivar Pink pepper isolate KNU-18-1 chromosome 9, ASM2916894v1, whole genome shotgun sequence containing:
- the LOC115722055 gene encoding uncharacterized protein LOC115722055 gives rise to the protein MAEEHCVNVDHAMIDQNEIQHVVDHHHHPHQPQLILSESDTQWLLDLINQNNGDNPSQEIDFVYRLNLIILPHDLPRKIAANFIKSFSNDKIGKSLFQDFTTNTKDLLKLSYHDENGNKGLMIKSLFLSGCTILQFIHSYFLNELDELFGIHNAKARKIQEDLFRFDNQIPFRVIELLVNLTNNPNQLKKDIVKFIYINNITKDLPIPSSNNFLLKQWDDIIRIENHKHVHLLHILYLLITSSDGNIVSTNKKNEDNNILRCCSTISCSCFRRQRPNFNDPKGFFRNVEELKSTGIELKPTSSCLATISFNGKCFNLKGHLKLPPLIVDRWIKEKLHNLLLYEKFFKKHYMLISYVKFMDILIDREQDVRELRASRVLQNRLSSDADVADLFNRLGSRFSEPPHDFYSDVKTKIQNHCERKCAIWMTQVYQQYFSSPWTIIGLMAAAIVLSLTAVQTWFAVNPKD